The following are encoded together in the Synchiropus splendidus isolate RoL2022-P1 chromosome 7, RoL_Sspl_1.0, whole genome shotgun sequence genome:
- the LOC128762951 gene encoding citron Rho-interacting kinase isoform X4: protein MSQVEQEISLVQRKMSDLESVLQQKDIELKASETQRTILEQDLATYITECSSLKRSLEQARMEVTQEDDKALQLLHDIREQSNKLQEIKEQEYHAQLEEMRVSIRQLEEDLSAARRRSDLYEAELKESRQNSEELKRKATDYQHRMQKAREQGKAEGEEQIGKLEKTNSEQLMKIQDLQEKLSKALKASAEATDHLQSMRVAKDRMERDLERLQNKEDSSDSLRRRLRETEDGRKTLENQVKRLEIVERRETKLKDELQSKGQQIQQMADKILELEENLRETQATAQRLETHLKQKEKLYEDKIKVLETQMKADMADKEMLESSQSKYEEEVRDKCSIISEQKATINAMDSKMNSLEQRISELSEANKLAANSSIYTQKNMKAQEEMITELRQQKFYLESQAGKLEAQNAKLEEHLEKMSQQEQSNKSRVMELETRLREIGLEHEEQKLEIKRQVTELTLSLQERESQISNLQAARHALESQLQHAKTELEETTAEAEEEITVLRAHRDEIQRKFDALRDSCAVITDLEEQLTTLTQENAELNRQNFYLSKQLDEASDEREDRMQLSQDVDRLRHEVADREMHLNNQKQNLETLKTTCTMLEEQVLELETLNDELLEKERQWDAWRSTLEDEKNQAERRTREIQRMLDTEKQNRLRSEQRSSESRQAVEQAVKEHKTEIMALQQALKDQKLKAESLADTLNDLEKKHSMLEMNARSLQQKLESERDLKQRLLEEQEKLQQQMDAQKAHIFRLTQGLQDALDQTDLLKTERTDLEYQLENIQLHLQAVYSHEKVKMEGTITQQTKLIDFLQAQAHGGSKKKKGLFGRRREDLLAAMAAQAQGQSQGPVPPAPPLQSVPLQYSDMKAALDKERTRCTELEDALQKMRAELRSLREEALQYKDHGSSPNPASARQQMIMSAMVKSPEHQQAPTSLAPSNSGRRKEVATPEERRRVTFEKYSRRLKDSQRDRERERERVLLNTAHRFTVGLNMRAAKCTVCLDTVHFGRQAATCLECHALCHPKCSPCLPSTCGMSSDCSLHLSEGLCRDKGSQQLKEAGGHMHLEGWMKLPRNGKRGQGWERKYVVLDGTKVSIYEIEPREDGTKPVEEFDLCLSDGEVDVHGAVGATELPNTAKSDVPYVLKLETRCHAPCWPGQSIYFMAPSFPDKQRWVAVMETVVAGGRASREKAEADAAAVSKRLMLLSPMVQKLLGNSLLKLEGDDRLDINCTLPLTDQIVLVGSEEGLYALNVIKNSLTHIPGLGSVFQIHIIKEQEKLLLIVGDERALCLLEIKRVKQSLAQAHLPSQAELAPYIFETVKGCHLFAAGRIDNGPCICAAMPNKITILRYNDNLNKYCIRKEIETLEPCSCIHLTSYSIIIGTNKFYEIEMKQFVLEEFLDKNDVSLASAVFAASSHSFPIAIMQVSSSLQKDEFLLCFHEFGVFVDTYGRRSRTEDLKWSRLPLSFAFREPYLFVTYFNSLDVIEVQGHAALGVAVLAHLDIPNPRYLGPAISSGAIYLASSYQNKLRVICCKGSLVRESGELQRTGSSRGSPSKQRGPPTYTEHISKRLTSGPGSHDGLHREPSTPHRYREGRTEFRRDKSPARLLDREKSPGRVLDSRRERSPGRFADSSRLHAGSVRTQLAPVNKVWDQSSV from the exons GAGTATCATGCCCAGCTGGAGGAGATGCGAGTCTCAATCAGACAGTTGGAGGAAGACCTGTCGGCAGCCCGTCGCCGTAGCGACCTGTATGAAGCGGAACTGAAGGAATCTCGCCAGAACAGCGAGGAGCTGAAGAGAAAGGCAACAGACTACCAACACAGGATGCAGAAG GCAAGAGAGCAAGGCAAAGCTGAGGGAGAGGAGCAAATCGGCAAATTAGAGAAG ACCAACAGTGAGCAGCTGATGAAGATCCAGGATCTTCAGGAGAAGCTTTCAAAG GCCTTGAAGGCCAGCGCTGAAGCTACAGACCATCTTCAGAGCATGAGAGTGGCCAAAGATCGCATGGAGCGTGACCTGGAGAGACTCCAGAACAAAGAAGACTCTAGTGACAGTCTGAGGCGTCGCCTCCGTGAGACTGAG GACGGCAGGAAGACGCTGGAGAACCAGGTGAAACGACTGGAGATTGTTGAGCGTCGCGAGACGAAACTGAAAGACGAGCTCCAGAGCAAGGGCCAGCAAATACAGCAGATGGCAGATAAGATTCTG GAGCTTGAAGAAAATCTGCGTGAAACACAAGCCACAGCCCAGCGGCTGGAGACTCACTTGAAGCAGAAGGAGAAACTCTATGAAGACAAAATAAAG GTTCTTGAGACTCAGATGAAGGCAGACATGGCTGATAAGGAAATGCTAGAGTCCAGTCAGAGCAAATATGAGGAGGAGGTGCGGGACAAGTGCAGCATCATCAGTGAACAGAAGGCG ACAATAAATGCCATGGACTCCAAGATGAATAGTCTGGAGCAGAGAATATCAGAGCTGTCTGAGGCCAACAAGCTGGCTGCCAACAGCAGCATCTACACCCAAAAAAACAT GAAAGCCCAGGAAGAGATGATCACAGAGCTCCGCCAGCAGAAGTTCTACTTAGAGTCTCAGGCCGGGAAGTTGGAGGCCCAAAATGCAAAGCTGGAGGAGCACTTAGAGAAGATGAGTCAGCAGGAGCAAAGCAACAAGAGCCGCGTGATGGAGTTGGAAACCAGGCTGAGAGAG ATCGGACTGGAGCACGAAGAGCAGAAGCTGGAGATCAAGCGACAGGTGACTGAGTTGACCCTGTCACTGCAGGAGCGCGAGTCCCAAATCAGTAACCTGCAGGCAGCCCGCCACGCTTTGGAGAGCCAGCTGCAGCACGCCAAGACCGAGCTAGAGGAAACCACTGCAGAGGCCGAGGAGGAGATCACTGTgctaaga GCGCACAGAGATGAGATCCAGCGCAAGTTTGATGCCTTGAGAGACAGCTGTGCG GTGATCAcagacctggaggagcagctgaccaCACTGACCCAGGAAAACGCTGAGCTGAACCGCCAGAACTTCTACCTGTCCAAGCAGCTTGATGAAGCTTCTGACGAAAGAGAAGACCGGATGCAGCTCAGCCAGGATGTGGACCGTCTGCGCCATGAGGTGGCCGACCGTGAGATGCATCTGAACAACCAGAAACAG aaCCTTGAGACCCTGAAGACCACATGCACAATGTTAGAGGAGCAAGTACTCGAGCTGGAGACGCTGAATGATGAGCTGCTAGAAAAGGAGAGACAGTGGGACGCGTGGAGGTCGACACTGGAAGATGAGAAGAACCAGGCTGAGAGGAGAACTCGGGAGATCCAGAGAATGTTGGACACTGAGAAGCAGAACAG ACTTCGTTCAGAGCAGCGCAGTTCAGAGTCTCGGCAGGCGGTGGAGCAGGCCGTGAAGGAGCACAAGACCGAGATCATGGCCCTGCAGCAGGCCCTCAAAGACCAGAAGCTCAAAGCTGAGAGCCTTGCAGATACA CTCAACgatcttgaaaagaaacactCCATGCTGGAGATGAACGCCCGGAGTTTGCAGCAGAAGCTTGAAAGTGAAAGAGATCTCAAACAGCGGTTGCTGGAGGAG CAAGAGAAGCTCCAGCAGCAGATGGACGCTCAGAAGGCCCACATCTTCCGCCTCACTCAGGGGCTGCAGGAcgctctggaccagactgaccTGCTAAAAACAGAACGAACTGATTTGGAGTATCAGCTAGAGAACATCCAG CTCCACCTGCAGGCCGTATACTCCCATGAGAAGGTGAAAATGGAAGGAACCATCACTCAGCAGACCAAACTCATTGACTTCCTGCAGGCCCAGGCCCACGGCGgctccaagaagaagaag GGTCTTTTTGGGCGGCGGCGTGAGGACCTGCTGGCTGCCATGGCTGCCCAGGCCCAGGGTCAGAGTCAGGGCCCTGTTCCACCAGCACCCCCTCTTCAGTCAGTACCCCTGCAGTACAGTGACATGAAGGCAGCGCTGGACAAAGAGCGAACACGATGCACTGAGCTCGAGGATGCTCTGCAGAAAATGAGAGCAGAGTTGAGATCTCTGCGAGAAGAAG CCCTGCAGTATAAGGATCATGGGAGCTCTCCTAACCCGGCATCAGCACGGCAGCAGATGATCATGTCTGCCATGGTGAAGTCGCCGGAACATCAGCAAGCCCCGACCAGCTTGGCGCCTTCCAACTCGGGTCGCAGGAAGGAGGTCGCAACACCAGAAG AGCGAAGGAGGGTCACATTTGAAA AGTACAGCCGCCGTTTGAAAGACAGTCAGCGCGACCGGGAGAGGGAGCGGGAGAGGGTTCTCCTCAACACCGCTCACCGCTTCACAGTGGGGCTCAACATGCGAGCTGCCAAGTGCACTGTGTGTTTGGACACCGTCCACTTTGGTCGGCAAGCTGCCACCTGCCTCG AGTGTCACGCTTTATGCCACCCGAAATGCTCGCCGTGCCTTCCATCGACTTGTGGCATGTCGAGCGACTGCTCCTTGCATCTGTCGGAGGGTTTGTGCCGGGACAAAGGGAGCCAGCAGCTGAAGGAAGCTGGGGGTCACATGCACCTGGAGGGCTGGATGAAGCTGCCCAG AAATGGGAAGCGTGGCCAGGGCTGGGAGAGGAAATATGTGGTTTTAGATGGCACAAAGGTTTCCATCTACGAGATCGAGCCACGAGAAG ATGGGACGAAGCCAGTGGAGGAGTTCGACTTGTGCTTGTCGGATGGAGAAGTGGACGTTCACGGAGCAGTGGGTGCTACTGAGCTACCAAACACAGCCAAGTCAG ATGTGCCATACGTCCTGAAGCTTGAGACGCGCTgccacgccccctgctggcctggACAGTCCATTTACTTCATGGCTCCCAGTTTCCCAGACAAGCAGCGCTGGGTGGCTGTGATGGAGACGGTGGTCGCCGGTGGGCGAGCTTCTCGAGAGAAGGCAGAGGCCGACGCT GCTGCTGTTTCCAAAAGACTAATGCTTCTGTCTCCTATGGTGCAG AAGCTCCTGGGAAACTCCCTGCTGAAGCTGGAGGGCGACGACCGACTGGACATCAACTGCACTCTGCCCCTGACTGACCAG ATCGTCCTGGTGGGCTCCGAGGAGGGTCTGTACGCGCTGAACGTCATCAAGAACTCCTTGACTCACATCCCCGGCCTGGGCTCGGTCTTCCAGATCCACATCATCAAAGAGCAGGAGAAACTTCTGCTGATTGTTG GGGACGAGAGGGCCTTGTGTCTGCTGGAGATAAAGCGAGTGAAGCAGTCTCTGGCTCAGGCCCACCTGCCCAGCCAGGCGGAGCTGGCCCCCTACATCTTTGAGACAGTAAAAGGCTGCCATCTGTTCGCGGCGGGCCGA ATAGACAACGGACCTTGCATCTGCGCTGCCATGCCCAACAAGATCACCATCCTGCGCTACAACGACAACCTCAACAAGTACTGCATTCGTAAG GAAATAGAAACTCTGGAGCCCTGCAGCTGCATCCACCTCACCAGCTACAGCATCATCATCGGCACCAACAAGTTCTACGAGATTGAGATGAAGCAGTTTGTGCTGGAAG AGTTCCTGGACAAGAACGACGTGTCTCTGGCCTCCGCGGTCTTCGCCGCCTCCTCCCACAGCTTCCCCATCGCCATCatgcaggtgtccagcagccTGCAGAAGGACGAGTTCCTGCTCTGCTTCCACG AGTTTGGAGTGTTCGTGGACACGTACGGACGCAGGAGTCGCACCGAGGACCTGAAGTGGAGCCGCCTGCCTTTGTCTTTTG CCTTCAGGGAACCGTACCTGTTTGTGACCTACTTCAACTCCCTGGACGTCATCGAGGTTCAGGGCCACGCCGCTCTGGG AGTGGCGGTTCTGGCCCACCTGGACATCCCCAACCCCCGATACCTGGGCCCGGCCATCTCCTCCGGCGCCATCTACCTGGCCTCATCCTACCAGAACAAACTGAGGGTGATTTGCTGCAAGGGCAGTCTGGTCCGAGAGTCCGGCGAGCTGCAGAGGACCGGCTCCAGCCGCGG GAGTCCCAGTAAGCAGAGGGGGCCACCGACCTACACCGAGCACATCTCCAAGCGACTCACCTCGGGTCCCGGGAGTCACGACGGGCTGCACCGAGAGCCCAGCACCCCACACCGCTACCGCGAGGGCCGCACTGAATTCAGACGGGACAAGTCTCCCGCCAGGCTGCTGGACCGGGAGAAGTCCCCCGGCAGGGTCCTGGACAGTCGCCGGGAGCGCTCGCCGGGGAGGTTCGCCGACAGCAGCCGCCTGCACGCGGGCTCCGTGCGCACGCAACTCGCACCAGTCAACAAG GTCTGGGATCAGTCGTCAGTGTGA
- the LOC128762951 gene encoding citron Rho-interacting kinase isoform X8, with translation MSQVEQEISLVQRKMSDLESVLQQKDIELKASETQRTILEQDLATYITECSSLKRSLEQARMEVTQEDDKALQLLHDIREQSNKLQEIKEQEYHAQLEEMRVSIRQLEEDLSAARRRSDLYEAELKESRQNSEELKRKATDYQHRMQKAREQGKAEGEEQIGKLEKTNSEQLMKIQDLQEKLSKALKASAEATDHLQSMRVAKDRMERDLERLQNKEDSSDSLRRRLRETEDGRKTLENQVKRLEIVERRETKLKDELQSKGQQIQQMADKILELEENLRETQATAQRLETHLKQKEKLYEDKIKVLETQMKADMADKEMLESSQSKYEEEVRDKCSIISEQKATINAMDSKMNSLEQRISELSEANKLAANSSIYTQKNMMSFIWDRKAQEEMITELRQQKFYLESQAGKLEAQNAKLEEHLEKMSQQEQSNKSRVMELETRLREIGLEHEEQKLEIKRQVTELTLSLQERESQISNLQAARHALESQLQHAKTELEETTAEAEEEITVLRAHRDEIQRKFDALRDSCAVITDLEEQLTTLTQENAELNRQNFYLSKQLDEASDEREDRMQLSQDVDRLRHEVADREMHLNNQKQNLETLKTTCTMLEEQVLELETLNDELLEKERQWDAWRSTLEDEKNQAERRTREIQRMLDTEKQNRLRSEQRSSESRQAVEQAVKEHKTEIMALQQALKDQKLKAESLADTLNDLEKKHSMLEMNARSLQQKLESERDLKQRLLEEQEKLQQQMDAQKAHIFRLTQGLQDALDQTDLLKTERTDLEYQLENIQAVYSHEKVKMEGTITQQTKLIDFLQAQAHGGSKKKKGLFGRRREDLLAAMAAQAQGQSQGPVPPAPPLQSVPLQYSDMKAALDKERTRCTELEDALQKMRAELRSLREEALQYKDHGSSPNPASARQQMIMSAMVKSPEHQQAPTSLAPSNSGRRKEVATPEERRRVTFEKYSRRLKDSQRDRERERERVLLNTAHRFTVGLNMRAAKCTVCLDTVHFGRQAATCLECHALCHPKCSPCLPSTCGMSSDCSLHLSEGLCRDKGSQQLKEAGGHMHLEGWMKLPRNGKRGQGWERKYVVLDGTKVSIYEIEPREDGTKPVEEFDLCLSDGEVDVHGAVGATELPNTAKSDVPYVLKLETRCHAPCWPGQSIYFMAPSFPDKQRWVAVMETVVAGGRASREKAEADAKLLGNSLLKLEGDDRLDINCTLPLTDQIVLVGSEEGLYALNVIKNSLTHIPGLGSVFQIHIIKEQEKLLLIVGDERALCLLEIKRVKQSLAQAHLPSQAELAPYIFETVKGCHLFAAGRIDNGPCICAAMPNKITILRYNDNLNKYCIRKEIETLEPCSCIHLTSYSIIIGTNKFYEIEMKQFVLEEFLDKNDVSLASAVFAASSHSFPIAIMQVSSSLQKDEFLLCFHEFGVFVDTYGRRSRTEDLKWSRLPLSFAFREPYLFVTYFNSLDVIEVQGHAALGVAVLAHLDIPNPRYLGPAISSGAIYLASSYQNKLRVICCKGSLVRESGELQRTGSSRGSPSKQRGPPTYTEHISKRLTSGPGSHDGLHREPSTPHRYREGRTEFRRDKSPARLLDREKSPGRVLDSRRERSPGRFADSSRLHAGSVRTQLAPVNKVWDQSSV, from the exons GAGTATCATGCCCAGCTGGAGGAGATGCGAGTCTCAATCAGACAGTTGGAGGAAGACCTGTCGGCAGCCCGTCGCCGTAGCGACCTGTATGAAGCGGAACTGAAGGAATCTCGCCAGAACAGCGAGGAGCTGAAGAGAAAGGCAACAGACTACCAACACAGGATGCAGAAG GCAAGAGAGCAAGGCAAAGCTGAGGGAGAGGAGCAAATCGGCAAATTAGAGAAG ACCAACAGTGAGCAGCTGATGAAGATCCAGGATCTTCAGGAGAAGCTTTCAAAG GCCTTGAAGGCCAGCGCTGAAGCTACAGACCATCTTCAGAGCATGAGAGTGGCCAAAGATCGCATGGAGCGTGACCTGGAGAGACTCCAGAACAAAGAAGACTCTAGTGACAGTCTGAGGCGTCGCCTCCGTGAGACTGAG GACGGCAGGAAGACGCTGGAGAACCAGGTGAAACGACTGGAGATTGTTGAGCGTCGCGAGACGAAACTGAAAGACGAGCTCCAGAGCAAGGGCCAGCAAATACAGCAGATGGCAGATAAGATTCTG GAGCTTGAAGAAAATCTGCGTGAAACACAAGCCACAGCCCAGCGGCTGGAGACTCACTTGAAGCAGAAGGAGAAACTCTATGAAGACAAAATAAAG GTTCTTGAGACTCAGATGAAGGCAGACATGGCTGATAAGGAAATGCTAGAGTCCAGTCAGAGCAAATATGAGGAGGAGGTGCGGGACAAGTGCAGCATCATCAGTGAACAGAAGGCG ACAATAAATGCCATGGACTCCAAGATGAATAGTCTGGAGCAGAGAATATCAGAGCTGTCTGAGGCCAACAAGCTGGCTGCCAACAGCAGCATCTACACCCAAAAAAACAT GATGTCTTTCATATGGGACAGGAAAGCCCAGGAAGAGATGATCACAGAGCTCCGCCAGCAGAAGTTCTACTTAGAGTCTCAGGCCGGGAAGTTGGAGGCCCAAAATGCAAAGCTGGAGGAGCACTTAGAGAAGATGAGTCAGCAGGAGCAAAGCAACAAGAGCCGCGTGATGGAGTTGGAAACCAGGCTGAGAGAG ATCGGACTGGAGCACGAAGAGCAGAAGCTGGAGATCAAGCGACAGGTGACTGAGTTGACCCTGTCACTGCAGGAGCGCGAGTCCCAAATCAGTAACCTGCAGGCAGCCCGCCACGCTTTGGAGAGCCAGCTGCAGCACGCCAAGACCGAGCTAGAGGAAACCACTGCAGAGGCCGAGGAGGAGATCACTGTgctaaga GCGCACAGAGATGAGATCCAGCGCAAGTTTGATGCCTTGAGAGACAGCTGTGCG GTGATCAcagacctggaggagcagctgaccaCACTGACCCAGGAAAACGCTGAGCTGAACCGCCAGAACTTCTACCTGTCCAAGCAGCTTGATGAAGCTTCTGACGAAAGAGAAGACCGGATGCAGCTCAGCCAGGATGTGGACCGTCTGCGCCATGAGGTGGCCGACCGTGAGATGCATCTGAACAACCAGAAACAG aaCCTTGAGACCCTGAAGACCACATGCACAATGTTAGAGGAGCAAGTACTCGAGCTGGAGACGCTGAATGATGAGCTGCTAGAAAAGGAGAGACAGTGGGACGCGTGGAGGTCGACACTGGAAGATGAGAAGAACCAGGCTGAGAGGAGAACTCGGGAGATCCAGAGAATGTTGGACACTGAGAAGCAGAACAG ACTTCGTTCAGAGCAGCGCAGTTCAGAGTCTCGGCAGGCGGTGGAGCAGGCCGTGAAGGAGCACAAGACCGAGATCATGGCCCTGCAGCAGGCCCTCAAAGACCAGAAGCTCAAAGCTGAGAGCCTTGCAGATACA CTCAACgatcttgaaaagaaacactCCATGCTGGAGATGAACGCCCGGAGTTTGCAGCAGAAGCTTGAAAGTGAAAGAGATCTCAAACAGCGGTTGCTGGAGGAG CAAGAGAAGCTCCAGCAGCAGATGGACGCTCAGAAGGCCCACATCTTCCGCCTCACTCAGGGGCTGCAGGAcgctctggaccagactgaccTGCTAAAAACAGAACGAACTGATTTGGAGTATCAGCTAGAGAACATCCAG GCCGTATACTCCCATGAGAAGGTGAAAATGGAAGGAACCATCACTCAGCAGACCAAACTCATTGACTTCCTGCAGGCCCAGGCCCACGGCGgctccaagaagaagaag GGTCTTTTTGGGCGGCGGCGTGAGGACCTGCTGGCTGCCATGGCTGCCCAGGCCCAGGGTCAGAGTCAGGGCCCTGTTCCACCAGCACCCCCTCTTCAGTCAGTACCCCTGCAGTACAGTGACATGAAGGCAGCGCTGGACAAAGAGCGAACACGATGCACTGAGCTCGAGGATGCTCTGCAGAAAATGAGAGCAGAGTTGAGATCTCTGCGAGAAGAAG CCCTGCAGTATAAGGATCATGGGAGCTCTCCTAACCCGGCATCAGCACGGCAGCAGATGATCATGTCTGCCATGGTGAAGTCGCCGGAACATCAGCAAGCCCCGACCAGCTTGGCGCCTTCCAACTCGGGTCGCAGGAAGGAGGTCGCAACACCAGAAG AGCGAAGGAGGGTCACATTTGAAA AGTACAGCCGCCGTTTGAAAGACAGTCAGCGCGACCGGGAGAGGGAGCGGGAGAGGGTTCTCCTCAACACCGCTCACCGCTTCACAGTGGGGCTCAACATGCGAGCTGCCAAGTGCACTGTGTGTTTGGACACCGTCCACTTTGGTCGGCAAGCTGCCACCTGCCTCG AGTGTCACGCTTTATGCCACCCGAAATGCTCGCCGTGCCTTCCATCGACTTGTGGCATGTCGAGCGACTGCTCCTTGCATCTGTCGGAGGGTTTGTGCCGGGACAAAGGGAGCCAGCAGCTGAAGGAAGCTGGGGGTCACATGCACCTGGAGGGCTGGATGAAGCTGCCCAG AAATGGGAAGCGTGGCCAGGGCTGGGAGAGGAAATATGTGGTTTTAGATGGCACAAAGGTTTCCATCTACGAGATCGAGCCACGAGAAG ATGGGACGAAGCCAGTGGAGGAGTTCGACTTGTGCTTGTCGGATGGAGAAGTGGACGTTCACGGAGCAGTGGGTGCTACTGAGCTACCAAACACAGCCAAGTCAG ATGTGCCATACGTCCTGAAGCTTGAGACGCGCTgccacgccccctgctggcctggACAGTCCATTTACTTCATGGCTCCCAGTTTCCCAGACAAGCAGCGCTGGGTGGCTGTGATGGAGACGGTGGTCGCCGGTGGGCGAGCTTCTCGAGAGAAGGCAGAGGCCGACGCT AAGCTCCTGGGAAACTCCCTGCTGAAGCTGGAGGGCGACGACCGACTGGACATCAACTGCACTCTGCCCCTGACTGACCAG ATCGTCCTGGTGGGCTCCGAGGAGGGTCTGTACGCGCTGAACGTCATCAAGAACTCCTTGACTCACATCCCCGGCCTGGGCTCGGTCTTCCAGATCCACATCATCAAAGAGCAGGAGAAACTTCTGCTGATTGTTG GGGACGAGAGGGCCTTGTGTCTGCTGGAGATAAAGCGAGTGAAGCAGTCTCTGGCTCAGGCCCACCTGCCCAGCCAGGCGGAGCTGGCCCCCTACATCTTTGAGACAGTAAAAGGCTGCCATCTGTTCGCGGCGGGCCGA ATAGACAACGGACCTTGCATCTGCGCTGCCATGCCCAACAAGATCACCATCCTGCGCTACAACGACAACCTCAACAAGTACTGCATTCGTAAG GAAATAGAAACTCTGGAGCCCTGCAGCTGCATCCACCTCACCAGCTACAGCATCATCATCGGCACCAACAAGTTCTACGAGATTGAGATGAAGCAGTTTGTGCTGGAAG AGTTCCTGGACAAGAACGACGTGTCTCTGGCCTCCGCGGTCTTCGCCGCCTCCTCCCACAGCTTCCCCATCGCCATCatgcaggtgtccagcagccTGCAGAAGGACGAGTTCCTGCTCTGCTTCCACG AGTTTGGAGTGTTCGTGGACACGTACGGACGCAGGAGTCGCACCGAGGACCTGAAGTGGAGCCGCCTGCCTTTGTCTTTTG CCTTCAGGGAACCGTACCTGTTTGTGACCTACTTCAACTCCCTGGACGTCATCGAGGTTCAGGGCCACGCCGCTCTGGG AGTGGCGGTTCTGGCCCACCTGGACATCCCCAACCCCCGATACCTGGGCCCGGCCATCTCCTCCGGCGCCATCTACCTGGCCTCATCCTACCAGAACAAACTGAGGGTGATTTGCTGCAAGGGCAGTCTGGTCCGAGAGTCCGGCGAGCTGCAGAGGACCGGCTCCAGCCGCGG GAGTCCCAGTAAGCAGAGGGGGCCACCGACCTACACCGAGCACATCTCCAAGCGACTCACCTCGGGTCCCGGGAGTCACGACGGGCTGCACCGAGAGCCCAGCACCCCACACCGCTACCGCGAGGGCCGCACTGAATTCAGACGGGACAAGTCTCCCGCCAGGCTGCTGGACCGGGAGAAGTCCCCCGGCAGGGTCCTGGACAGTCGCCGGGAGCGCTCGCCGGGGAGGTTCGCCGACAGCAGCCGCCTGCACGCGGGCTCCGTGCGCACGCAACTCGCACCAGTCAACAAG GTCTGGGATCAGTCGTCAGTGTGA